The Cellulomonas shaoxiangyii sequence CTCTTCGCCGACCGGCTCACGGGCGGGGAGGACGCGTTCGCGCCGTCCGCCGCGGCCGTGCCCGGCTCGGACTACGAGGAGGTCGCGCGGCGCAAGGGGCTGCGGCAGACCGAGGTGTTCCCGCTCCTGCTCTTCGCGACCGGCGGGATGATGATCTTCCCCGCGACGGCCGACCTGCTGACGCTGTTCGTCGCGCTCGAGGTGCTGTCGCTGCCGCTCTACCTGCTCGCGGGTCTGGCCCGCCGGCGGCGCCTGCTCTCGCAGGAGGCGTCGATGAAGTACTTCCTGCTCGGCGCGTTCGCGTCCGCGATCATGCTGTTCGGCATCGCGCTGCTCTACGGGTACAGCGGCTCGGTGCGGTTCGCCGACATCGCCGCCGCGACCAGCGCGCCGAGCGGCCTCGACGACCTGCTGCTCGTGGGCGCGGTGCTGCTGCTCGTCGGCCTGCTGTTCAAGGTCGGCGCGGTGCCGTTCCACATGTGGACGCCCGACGTCTACCAGGGCGCCCCCACGCCCGTCACCGCGTTCATGGCCGCGTGCACCAAGGTCGCCGCGTTCGGCGCCCTGCTGCGCGTGGTCTACGTGATGCTGCCCGGCATGTCGTGGGACCTCGAGGTCGTCCTGTGGGTCGTCGCGATCCTCACGATGGTCGTCGGGACCGTCGCGGCGCTCGTGCAGACCGACGTGAAGCGGCTGCTCGCGTACTCGTCCATCGCGCACGCGGGCTTCGTCCTGACGGGCGTCGTGGCGCTGGACCAGAGCGGCGTCACGGGCGTGCTCTTCTACCTGCTCGCGTACGGCGCGACGACGGTCGGCGCGTTCGGACTCGTGACTCTCGTGCGTGAGCGCGGTGCGGGTGACGTCGACGGTGAGCCCGCCGTGCTCGGCGAGGCCACGCGCCTGTCGCAGTGGGCGGGCCTCGGCCGGTCGCACCCGGTGCTGGCCGTGACGTTCACGCTCTTCCTGCTCTCGTTCGCCGGCATCCCGCTCACGGCGGGCTTCACCGGCAAGTTCGCCGTCTTCACGGCGGCCGTCGAG is a genomic window containing:
- the nuoN gene encoding NADH-quinone oxidoreductase subunit NuoN, translated to MTAFTPPDIAWGPLVPVLVVLLAAVAGVLVEAFVPDRLRRPVQLGLSIAALAGALVAVAALWGGVRRTGGTDVLGGSLVVDGPTLVLQGTLALLALLSVLLFADRLTGGEDAFAPSAAAVPGSDYEEVARRKGLRQTEVFPLLLFATGGMMIFPATADLLTLFVALEVLSLPLYLLAGLARRRRLLSQEASMKYFLLGAFASAIMLFGIALLYGYSGSVRFADIAAATSAPSGLDDLLLVGAVLLLVGLLFKVGAVPFHMWTPDVYQGAPTPVTAFMAACTKVAAFGALLRVVYVMLPGMSWDLEVVLWVVAILTMVVGTVAALVQTDVKRLLAYSSIAHAGFVLTGVVALDQSGVTGVLFYLLAYGATTVGAFGLVTLVRERGAGDVDGEPAVLGEATRLSQWAGLGRSHPVLAVTFTLFLLSFAGIPLTAGFTGKFAVFTAAVEGGAWPLALVGVLSSVAAAFFYVRIIVLMFFTEAAGADDGGSARPVPAAVGGGATAAGAADGTADGPADPAPVAATEAAPAAVATAQAPERAGTTVVAGEGLTLVAVGVCAVLTVVLGVAPQPVLDAIGSVAVLLP